In one window of Paraflavitalea soli DNA:
- a CDS encoding TonB-dependent receptor → MMPYRKWIGLTLLAVLFSLTAVHAQTRKVTIVQQHISLADVFKSIKQQTGFTVFYNNSLINDKEKVSVSFNDVELPAVMTTLLKGKDIDWTINDQFIILKKKESLQNALNAPAAVNPENITGRVADENGAAIAGATVQLKGTSLAVVTGPDGKFSMLAQGGNKKITVSFVGYATQELTVNGSTSLNVRLVRKNSGLDEVVIIGYGTSTRKDLTGAVGKANVEDMAKAPVPAFDQALAGRIAGVTVIPRDGQPGAAAQINIRGASVTQDASPLFVIDGFPIENMDINSINPNDIASFEVLKDASSIAIYGARGANGVILITTKRGASGPPRVTYNFSYGLQQPVKTIKMMNPYEFVRLQLELDSIRSTPANPVNTYHDIYLGAYDSSKGGRPYGLDYYKAVQGYDWQDLLLRTGIQQSHSINMTGGNADTKYSLSGSFFNQDGVIINTGLKRYEGKFTLDQRLRKNLRFALSAGYSRTVAYGTVPAAGFSGGVVQGMWQYRPVSGLGNQDLLNSLIDSLAFEDFNEGTTSSLGNNLINPLMQAQNEFRKNTNGTGTLNASLEYTFLKNFTLKISGGYNTTTVLSESFYNSRTQQGNTFKNLNGAVANPNGINGSINSQLNSNYLSENILSYRGKIGDHHRINALAGFTYQYAENTGTGFRTNNIPQSTEYLGIKSIGGGTASNPYSGGTRWQLYSFLTRLNYIYKDRYLLTATARADGSSKFAPGKQWGYFPSGAVAWRFSEESFMSGFSKILSDGKLRVSYGNVGNNRVGDFSYMANIAGGTQFGYPFNNQYIRGVVPFFNGNANLRWETSTQLDVGLNLGFLDDRITIEADYYSKRTKDFLLQINLPYLAGYSGTSFNLQYQNTGVVSNKGFELTINSTNFKTKTFAWRSSFNISFNRGKIVDFYSGYDVMETLLNLPGGNQATAWIAEKGGPISRFYGFIWDGVYQYSDFDRQANGKYVLKPGIPNYAGTVSAQPGDPKYKDLNGDGIISGNSNTVGNSGDQTILGSPLPIHTGGFSNNFDYKNFSLNIFFQWSYGNDVLNANRMVFASTGGYFTNGNQFAEYANRWTPDNPTNDYARAYYNLRGDPGQGLPRVSSRLVEDASFLRLKTVALTYNMPSKMVKKAGLSGLQLNVSAQNLYTWTKYSGIDPEVSTFRVQNASNAPFLSGGSTVSGGTGYTFIQPSSSYTALSGGLDYTAYPRSLVFSFGLRAIF, encoded by the coding sequence ATGATGCCATACAGAAAATGGATTGGCCTGACTTTATTAGCCGTCCTGTTCTCCCTCACTGCTGTGCATGCACAAACCCGCAAGGTGACCATTGTGCAGCAGCATATCAGCCTCGCAGATGTTTTCAAGTCCATCAAGCAGCAAACAGGCTTTACGGTCTTTTACAACAACAGCCTTATCAATGATAAAGAGAAGGTCAGCGTATCTTTCAATGACGTTGAGCTGCCTGCTGTGATGACCACCCTGCTGAAAGGAAAGGACATCGACTGGACCATTAATGACCAGTTTATCATTCTTAAAAAAAAGGAAAGTCTGCAAAACGCCCTCAACGCACCGGCCGCAGTAAACCCTGAAAACATTACAGGCAGGGTGGCCGATGAAAATGGCGCCGCCATTGCCGGGGCTACAGTGCAATTAAAAGGGACTTCACTGGCCGTGGTCACAGGCCCCGACGGCAAGTTCAGCATGCTTGCGCAAGGCGGCAACAAAAAGATCACAGTAAGCTTTGTAGGCTATGCCACCCAGGAACTAACAGTGAATGGTAGCACTTCACTCAACGTACGACTGGTCCGTAAGAACAGCGGCCTTGATGAAGTGGTGATCATCGGCTATGGGACTTCCACCCGTAAAGACCTTACAGGCGCTGTAGGTAAAGCGAATGTGGAAGACATGGCCAAAGCCCCCGTACCTGCTTTCGACCAGGCATTAGCTGGCCGTATTGCCGGTGTAACGGTTATACCCAGGGATGGACAGCCCGGCGCCGCCGCCCAGATCAATATCAGGGGCGCTTCTGTTACCCAGGATGCCTCTCCCCTCTTCGTTATAGATGGCTTTCCTATTGAGAACATGGACATCAACTCCATTAATCCAAACGATATCGCATCCTTCGAAGTATTGAAAGATGCCTCTTCAATAGCTATCTATGGCGCCAGGGGCGCCAATGGTGTCATCCTCATCACCACTAAAAGAGGCGCCAGCGGTCCCCCCCGGGTAACCTATAATTTTTCCTATGGGCTGCAACAGCCTGTGAAGACCATCAAAATGATGAATCCTTATGAGTTCGTAAGACTGCAATTGGAACTCGACAGCATCCGTAGCACACCCGCCAACCCGGTCAATACCTATCATGATATTTACCTCGGTGCTTACGACTCCTCCAAAGGAGGCCGCCCCTACGGACTGGATTACTATAAAGCCGTACAAGGCTACGATTGGCAGGATCTGTTGCTGCGCACCGGTATTCAGCAAAGCCACTCCATCAATATGACGGGTGGCAATGCAGATACGAAATACTCACTCAGCGGTTCTTTCTTCAACCAGGATGGTGTGATCATCAATACCGGGCTTAAACGGTACGAAGGGAAGTTCACCCTCGATCAACGGCTGAGAAAGAACCTCCGTTTCGCACTCTCTGCCGGCTATAGCCGTACAGTGGCCTATGGCACTGTTCCTGCCGCAGGTTTTAGTGGAGGCGTGGTGCAGGGCATGTGGCAGTACCGGCCCGTATCCGGATTGGGCAACCAGGACCTGCTCAACTCTTTGATAGATAGCCTTGCCTTCGAGGATTTCAACGAGGGAACCACTTCCAGCCTCGGCAACAACCTGATCAATCCCCTGATGCAGGCACAGAACGAATTCAGGAAAAACACCAATGGCACCGGCACCCTGAATGCTTCGCTGGAATATACTTTCCTGAAGAACTTCACCCTGAAAATATCAGGGGGATACAATACCACCACCGTATTGTCGGAAAGTTTCTACAACTCCAGGACACAGCAGGGGAATACCTTCAAGAACCTGAATGGTGCCGTGGCCAATCCCAACGGGATCAATGGCAGTATCAACTCACAGCTCAACAGCAATTATTTAAGTGAAAACATTTTATCCTACCGCGGTAAAATAGGCGACCACCACAGGATCAATGCACTGGCAGGCTTCACCTATCAATATGCAGAGAACACCGGTACAGGATTCCGCACCAACAACATTCCTCAATCAACAGAATACCTGGGCATCAAAAGCATTGGCGGAGGCACTGCTTCCAATCCTTATAGCGGTGGTACCCGGTGGCAATTGTATTCTTTCCTGACAAGGTTAAACTATATCTACAAAGACCGCTATTTGCTTACTGCGACGGCAAGGGCAGATGGGTCTTCCAAATTTGCTCCCGGCAAACAGTGGGGGTATTTCCCTTCCGGCGCCGTGGCCTGGCGCTTCTCGGAAGAAAGCTTTATGAGTGGCTTCAGCAAGATACTATCTGATGGGAAATTGCGTGTCAGCTATGGAAATGTGGGCAACAACCGCGTGGGCGACTTCAGCTATATGGCCAATATTGCAGGCGGCACTCAGTTTGGCTATCCGTTCAACAACCAGTACATCCGTGGTGTAGTACCTTTCTTCAATGGCAATGCCAACCTGCGTTGGGAAACCTCTACACAACTGGATGTAGGATTGAACCTCGGCTTCCTGGACGACCGCATTACCATTGAGGCGGATTATTACAGCAAACGCACCAAAGACTTCCTGTTGCAGATCAACCTGCCTTACCTTGCCGGCTATAGCGGCACTTCTTTCAACCTGCAATACCAGAACACCGGCGTAGTGAGCAATAAAGGCTTTGAGCTTACCATCAATTCAACGAATTTCAAAACAAAGACCTTTGCCTGGAGAAGCAGCTTCAATATCAGCTTCAACAGGGGCAAGATCGTTGATTTTTACAGCGGCTATGATGTAATGGAAACACTGCTGAACCTGCCGGGTGGTAATCAAGCCACCGCCTGGATCGCAGAGAAGGGAGGACCCATATCGAGGTTCTATGGTTTTATATGGGATGGCGTGTACCAATATTCAGATTTCGACCGGCAGGCCAATGGAAAATACGTGTTGAAACCCGGCATACCCAATTATGCAGGTACAGTGAGCGCTCAACCCGGCGATCCTAAATACAAAGACCTGAATGGAGATGGCATTATATCCGGCAACAGCAATACGGTTGGTAATAGTGGCGACCAGACCATACTCGGAAGCCCTTTACCGATCCACACCGGCGGTTTCTCCAACAACTTTGATTACAAGAATTTCTCCCTGAATATTTTTTTCCAGTGGAGCTATGGCAATGATGTCCTCAATGCCAATCGCATGGTATTTGCCAGCACCGGCGGCTATTTCACCAATGGCAATCAATTTGCCGAATACGCCAATCGTTGGACACCCGACAATCCTACCAACGATTATGCAAGGGCTTATTACAATTTGCGTGGCGACCCCGGTCAGGGCTTACCGCGGGTGTCTTCCCGGTTGGTTGAAGACGCTTCTTTTCTGCGCTTGAAAACAGTAGCCCTCACTTATAATATGCCGTCCAAAATGGTAAAAAAAGCAGGCCTCAGCGGCCTGCAGCTCAATGTATCTGCACAAAACCTCTATACCTGGACGAAATACTCCGGCATCGATCCGGAAGTATCCACCTTCCGCGTACAAAATGCCTCCAACGCACCTTTTCTGTCTGGCGGCAGCACTGTTTCAGGCGGTACGGGTTATACTTTCATTCAGCCGAGCAGCAGTTACACCGCATTGTCCGGTGGATTGGATTACACCGCTTATCCCCGTTCTCTCGTTTTCAGTTTCGGCTTACGCGCCATTTTTTAA
- a CDS encoding glycosyl hydrolase family 28-related protein: MVFETINALRAYNPASLPVNNEVITVLSYYVRGIVGDSGGGEFYWDSTSTDADDGGMVIKMNVTAPAAAGRWKRPDNVTVNVRQFGARGDNTGDDASFIQKAMDYARVERIRRKVFFPNGTYRTSKVDITGVWAIQGESPVVVLQGLPNQDIFYWQFPGEANYKAPEDIFISDLTFYLNANNDVSQNFMRVGFEGERIGNCAVVMPGDIGQTFSNITVIAKADVNHTGINHRHCAFFFGGPPYKLTLSGKIEFRDIDYGLVVGATDRVPLLEPCKVTATNGATGTFTCTLIDPPPVDSNGDGIPDNLVKEVAILWDINETNIPELRRRRRYYLVNRTATTFQLSATSGGAPILFTDPGDLATMYTVPAGASTITFACDEWSSEHLVIRSHRVAFSVPNITQSIFGTFGCQSTRVSVRSLVFASNNGAFQPHTFTFSELYTEGPFDTAYMNNKEYALLEGEYINVGSGPRCRGAFGAYITIGTNHSKYGITAIDDQNKVVITGDNNYVQVDSQNKDTYIVDQGVGNVVQYARYDAGGDTTRFLSYLNRKSLNQQPGGAWPDYLLRGSADAPYQNDATLFFYGQAQMLFNAANIAYEYRYDDATLDMAGYLRWPVFPTALAIRKGLGSNSENLAINRFFPKSRWVLYAKVRSRVASGTDNMTIGVNKVSGTSGANFSRVTAVGTAWQVINVEVDHRATSDDFMAEFYVKGATAGLDFAYFMVVPFAGDTFTIRTNFGGNVLDMTGSGEPEGVVTAAPGSTYRRTDDVAVVHPRFFIKSSGTGNTGWLAL; this comes from the coding sequence ATGGTATTTGAAACAATTAACGCATTGCGGGCTTACAATCCTGCTTCTCTGCCGGTCAACAACGAAGTGATCACAGTACTGAGCTATTATGTGCGCGGTATTGTTGGCGACAGTGGCGGCGGGGAGTTTTACTGGGACAGTACTTCTACGGACGCGGACGACGGCGGCATGGTGATCAAAATGAACGTAACTGCTCCTGCTGCTGCCGGCCGGTGGAAGCGGCCAGACAACGTGACCGTGAACGTACGGCAGTTTGGCGCCCGGGGCGATAATACCGGCGATGATGCGTCCTTTATCCAAAAAGCGATGGATTACGCACGTGTAGAGCGGATCCGGCGCAAGGTATTCTTCCCTAATGGTACCTACCGCACCAGCAAGGTGGATATCACGGGTGTGTGGGCCATCCAGGGCGAGAGCCCGGTAGTGGTATTGCAGGGATTGCCCAATCAAGATATTTTTTACTGGCAGTTTCCCGGTGAAGCGAATTACAAAGCACCCGAAGACATATTTATCTCCGATCTGACATTTTATTTGAATGCGAACAACGATGTTTCGCAAAATTTTATGCGCGTGGGCTTTGAAGGGGAACGGATAGGTAACTGTGCTGTTGTGATGCCAGGAGATATTGGCCAGACTTTTTCCAATATCACCGTTATTGCCAAGGCAGATGTTAATCATACCGGCATCAACCACCGGCATTGCGCTTTCTTTTTTGGTGGTCCACCCTATAAACTGACGCTGAGCGGCAAAATAGAGTTCAGGGATATAGATTATGGCCTTGTTGTAGGTGCTACTGACAGAGTTCCTTTGTTGGAGCCTTGCAAGGTAACTGCGACCAACGGCGCTACCGGCACTTTTACGTGCACGCTTATCGATCCGCCGCCTGTAGACAGCAATGGAGATGGCATACCGGATAACCTGGTGAAAGAAGTAGCGATCCTATGGGATATCAATGAAACCAATATTCCTGAGCTCAGAAGAAGGAGAAGGTACTACCTGGTAAACCGTACGGCTACCACTTTCCAATTGAGTGCTACCTCTGGCGGTGCGCCCATTCTGTTTACTGATCCAGGTGACCTGGCTACTATGTATACCGTGCCCGCGGGCGCTTCCACCATCACATTTGCCTGTGATGAATGGAGCAGTGAGCACCTGGTGATCCGCAGTCACCGCGTTGCTTTTTCAGTGCCCAATATCACCCAATCCATCTTTGGTACTTTTGGTTGCCAAAGCACGCGCGTATCCGTACGGTCATTGGTATTTGCTTCGAACAACGGTGCTTTTCAGCCACATACTTTCACGTTTAGCGAATTGTATACGGAAGGGCCCTTCGATACTGCCTACATGAACAACAAGGAATACGCCTTGCTGGAAGGAGAATACATCAACGTGGGATCGGGCCCACGCTGCCGTGGTGCTTTTGGCGCTTATATTACCATTGGCACCAATCACTCTAAGTATGGCATCACGGCTATCGATGACCAGAACAAAGTGGTGATCACCGGGGATAATAATTATGTGCAGGTGGATTCGCAGAATAAAGACACGTATATCGTAGACCAGGGTGTGGGCAATGTAGTACAATATGCCCGCTATGATGCGGGCGGTGATACCACACGCTTTCTTTCTTACCTCAACCGTAAAAGCCTTAACCAGCAACCGGGTGGCGCCTGGCCGGATTACCTGTTGCGCGGCAGTGCTGACGCACCTTATCAGAACGATGCTACATTATTCTTTTACGGGCAGGCGCAAATGTTGTTCAATGCCGCCAATATCGCTTATGAATACCGGTATGATGATGCCACACTGGACATGGCGGGCTACCTGCGCTGGCCGGTTTTCCCCACGGCGCTGGCCATCCGGAAAGGATTGGGCAGTAACAGCGAAAACCTTGCTATCAATCGTTTCTTTCCCAAATCAAGATGGGTATTGTATGCAAAAGTGCGGAGCCGGGTTGCTTCGGGCACAGATAATATGACCATTGGAGTGAACAAAGTGTCAGGCACTTCCGGTGCTAATTTTTCCAGGGTCACGGCGGTAGGAACAGCCTGGCAGGTGATCAATGTAGAAGTGGATCATCGAGCCACGTCTGATGATTTTATGGCCGAGTTCTACGTGAAGGGAGCGACAGCGGGCCTGGACTTTGCCTATTTCATGGTGGTGCCCTTTGCCGGTGATACCTTTACTATCCGCACGAATTTCGGCGGTAATGTACTGGACATGACGGGAAGCGGCGAGCCGGAGGGGGTTGTTACTGCTGCACCGGGATCTACCTATCGAAGAACGGATGACGTGGCCGTAGTACACCCGAGGTTTTTTATAAAATCTTCCGGTACCGGCAATACCGGCTGGTTAGCCTTGTAG
- a CDS encoding GxGYxYP domain-containing protein, which yields MSTWIGLPGKFTSLILLLLLMSVAPVCAQLTWPTGQLLPSFPAAAPTQDLITLRETATGRGAEAGQNESTAELYLFASLKGIVNRKQPRIFSYEGDAFAEGKYTWLQSLGLSWSEIADKWSLITKYRSELSGLIVYDPAQIHTINLATMLAKDKKALIVSPALVSKLTSAPYNLPVVLDLRGQYTSKLQVYQALYDTYWPTLDHRLLIGLNPDAQKAALREYATALGAAVVWLDPEVPAESSLLNSFLSSMPAGSNYMGWWPEEGPGVERGSKYGISTIASDWCSNLTVHSGTARTVNIKPMPAKPTLQNKVYVAFILSDGDNLQYVEHLMRKLWNNPDRGSVPMGWTLSPAMVDAMPGALNFYWKTATANDNLISGPSGYGYVYPNSWPSQSLLDQFVLKTEAYNRRAGFRVVTVWNTITGGINQNVGQSFAANAPTLLGLTAQNTGGGLTIYNSSLPGMALSCNYCTSEQAMKDHIASAAAGWNGTSPRFVIIQAQPWTNITPTSFKNVAASLNGNYVVVRPDHLFQLLREANGLVVNPVSSVYPNTVKSHNQ from the coding sequence ATGTCAACATGGATCGGCTTGCCCGGTAAATTCACATCCCTGATCTTGTTATTGCTGCTGATGTCTGTTGCCCCGGTTTGCGCACAGTTAACCTGGCCCACGGGCCAGTTGCTTCCTTCTTTTCCCGCAGCTGCTCCCACGCAGGACCTGATCACCCTGCGGGAAACTGCCACAGGGCGAGGGGCGGAAGCCGGGCAAAATGAGAGCACGGCTGAATTGTACCTGTTTGCATCGCTCAAGGGAATCGTTAATCGCAAGCAACCGCGGATATTCAGTTATGAAGGAGATGCCTTTGCAGAAGGGAAATATACCTGGCTTCAATCATTGGGATTGAGCTGGTCTGAGATTGCCGATAAATGGAGTCTTATCACGAAGTACCGTAGTGAGTTATCGGGCCTGATCGTTTATGATCCTGCACAAATACATACGATCAACCTGGCCACGATGCTGGCGAAGGACAAGAAGGCGCTCATCGTATCGCCGGCATTGGTATCAAAACTCACTTCGGCTCCTTATAACCTGCCTGTAGTACTTGACCTGCGCGGACAGTATACGAGTAAGTTGCAGGTATACCAGGCGCTCTACGATACCTACTGGCCTACGCTTGACCATCGTTTATTGATCGGGCTGAACCCTGACGCGCAGAAAGCTGCACTACGTGAATACGCTACGGCATTGGGAGCTGCCGTGGTGTGGCTTGATCCTGAGGTGCCTGCTGAAAGCAGTTTGCTGAACAGTTTTCTTTCCTCCATGCCAGCGGGTTCCAATTACATGGGCTGGTGGCCGGAAGAGGGTCCTGGTGTGGAACGGGGATCGAAGTATGGCATCAGCACCATTGCCAGTGACTGGTGCAGTAATTTGACGGTGCACAGCGGAACCGCACGTACGGTGAATATTAAACCCATGCCTGCCAAACCCACTTTGCAAAACAAGGTGTATGTTGCCTTTATCTTAAGTGATGGGGATAACCTGCAATATGTAGAGCATCTGATGCGTAAACTCTGGAACAATCCGGATCGTGGATCAGTACCTATGGGGTGGACGCTTTCACCTGCCATGGTGGATGCGATGCCGGGGGCACTGAATTTCTACTGGAAGACAGCTACTGCTAATGATAACCTGATCTCCGGTCCTTCGGGTTATGGGTATGTATATCCCAATAGCTGGCCAAGCCAAAGTTTGTTGGATCAATTTGTATTGAAGACGGAAGCTTATAATCGTCGCGCGGGCTTCCGGGTGGTGACGGTCTGGAATACGATTACGGGTGGCATCAACCAAAATGTGGGACAAAGTTTTGCGGCCAATGCGCCAACGCTGCTTGGGCTGACGGCACAAAATACGGGTGGGGGACTTACGATCTATAATTCCTCGCTGCCGGGTATGGCGCTCAGCTGTAATTATTGCACCAGTGAACAAGCAATGAAGGATCATATTGCCTCTGCTGCAGCAGGATGGAATGGTACTTCACCCCGGTTTGTTATTATCCAGGCGCAGCCGTGGACCAATATAACGCCTACCAGCTTTAAAAATGTGGCTGCCTCGCTCAATGGCAATTATGTGGTGGTGCGTCCTGATCACCTGTTTCAGCTACTGCGGGAAGCCAATGGGCTTGTTGTAAATCCGGTTAGTTCAGTTTACCCCAATACAGTAAAGTCTCATAATCAATAG
- a CDS encoding class I SAM-dependent methyltransferase codes for MISSVKSISSTSRFSNRAENYAKFRPGYPDELFTFIEAEMDLQSVDHIVDIGSGTGLFAEPLLKHGYNVVCLEPNEDMRKAGEERLKKYPSFKSIQSTAEHTGLEDNSVDLITIAQTFHWLDPVAARLECTRILKPHGHVLLAWNRQINQSEFGKKYTDLRNKYRIGEPGPVQIDPVVINDFFTPQKATSKTFANKQQLDFEGLKGQLLSKSYIPLPGHESYDPMITELIQLFVAYNESGLVTIDYETLLYWGKLN; via the coding sequence ATGATTTCATCGGTAAAGAGCATTTCTTCTACAAGCAGATTTTCCAACCGTGCAGAAAACTATGCCAAGTTCCGGCCTGGGTATCCGGATGAACTGTTCACATTTATTGAAGCGGAAATGGACCTGCAATCTGTAGACCATATTGTGGATATTGGCTCCGGTACAGGCCTGTTCGCAGAGCCTTTATTGAAACATGGGTACAACGTTGTTTGCCTGGAACCGAATGAAGACATGCGCAAGGCCGGTGAAGAACGCCTGAAAAAATATCCCTCTTTCAAAAGTATTCAATCCACAGCAGAACATACCGGCCTGGAAGATAACAGCGTAGACCTGATCACTATTGCCCAGACCTTCCATTGGCTCGATCCCGTGGCCGCCAGGTTGGAGTGTACCCGTATCCTGAAGCCCCATGGCCATGTGCTGCTGGCCTGGAACCGCCAGATAAACCAAAGTGAATTTGGTAAAAAGTATACCGACTTGCGCAACAAGTACCGGATTGGAGAACCCGGCCCCGTTCAAATTGATCCCGTGGTGATCAACGACTTTTTTACCCCTCAAAAAGCAACATCGAAAACTTTCGCCAATAAGCAGCAGCTCGATTTTGAAGGTTTGAAAGGACAACTCTTATCAAAATCTTATATCCCACTCCCTGGTCACGAGTCATATGACCCCATGATCACCGAACTGATACAACTCTTTGTTGCCTACAATGAGAGCGGACTGGTGACTATTGATTATGAGACTTTACTGTATTGGGGTAAACTGAACTAA